The following is a genomic window from Rhododendron vialii isolate Sample 1 chromosome 9a, ASM3025357v1.
TGATTCGTCCCCATCCTCATATCCATCTGGAAAGAAATAGAACTTCCCGAATCTCTAGTTGATTTGTGCTTTTTTgctcaaggaaaaaaaagaagataaggtTTTGCTGCTTGCGTACAAATTTGATTTCGTTTCATTTTGTGTTTTATaaattgactttcttttgattttaCATGCCGCTGCTGATGAAACTGAAAcgatttgttttgaattttttggtgAAGATGATTTAGATGGAATTTTTAGATTGGAGGTTAATCAATTTACggtttggtttggcttggtTTAGGTTAATCAATTTACGGGTTTTGAATCCATGAACATACAATTTTTCTTGCACAGACttaagaataaatttttttcttgaacagcTTTAAACTAATCCGTGTACGTTCAGGGGGAATAGTTGAATCTGTGCCAATGATCCTTTAAGAGTGGAGAAATTCTAAGATCTGAAGAGAAGATTTGGGATAGGAGGGgggagtttagagagagagagaggaggggggagtttagagagagagagagaggagggggggggggggggtgtaactaatttgagagagagaagcgtgGTTGGAAACGGAAAAGGAGAGCAGTGTTAAGCTGCCGTTTGCAGCAAATATGAAACGGCGTCGTGCAACTAAATGATTTGAAGTTGCAAGTTGCTAGTTTAATCTCAGCCGTCGGATGCCTTCATTAATGAGGTGTCAAGTTGTAGTGAAAAGCTTTGGTAGATGGTTAGAGAGAGGTGTGGAGAGGATCCTAATCCACACCAAACAAGCAGGTGTGGAGGAAACTGGGTTgttaaagttaaaaataaactaTAGGTTTCCTAACCCCAACATGTCAAGCTAATGAGTGATGACTATTCACAaacttaattaaaaaaagaagaagatacaaACAGATACAAGGTAATCCTTTGCTCCCGGTAACAAGTAGGAAGCAGGAAGGACAATCAGTATTGTTAATTAGCAGTCGAAGTCACATGTTTACGATTATGCATAAAAGTTTGTATAAATTGTATATATGCTTACCGCCCATGAGTTCTTCCTCGTCAATGTCATCAGGAACACTATAGCTTCTACCAAGAGACTCTTGGATTTCATGGCTCACGTCCATCAGATCCATCATCTCATCTTGCAAGTTCTACAAATAAGCACAATCAAGCACCCATAAATATTTTCCAATCAAGCACAATCCATCAGGAGAGAATATACTTAAAAACCTATACAAACATCTATATCTTGAATCTTCACGGTCTTCATCATGCCTTTCAACTCTTTGTTTGCTGATTTCAAGGCTGACATCTGCAAACAATACAACAAGATTAGTTGCTAATTAAGTTGTGATTGCATTTGAGTAACTAAAAAGAGCCACCAGGGCATCCATATCCTCAAAgccaaaataaaaacttatatGTAATCTAGGAAGCAAGCAACTACACATATTAGAATGAAATCCTTCCCCATAGAGAAACAGATACACCCTTTACCTCTAACGAGGTAGGCAAGCAGTTTCAATTGAGGTACAGCATAAGCTCCACCTCAAAAGCCTTAAACAATGGCCCTCGGGTCGCTACCAAGagaaaaaataacattttgatGAATTATGAATATGCTGTAGACCCGCCATAACCATACTTATATCTAGCCCTGGCAATCTACATAATAGGTGCAACATGGTCACTAGTCAGATGTTATGATAACAAAAGGTCAGGTTCTTTGAGGATAAAGAAAGTGAACATCTCTCATTTGTAAATATTATTACCAATACTAGGGGTAGGTTACATCAGTGAGTCAAAGACAAGGCCCCGCTAATTCAATATTTTCCATTCTTGTACTGTGCCACTCTTATGCCAGAATTCGAATTCGAACTACATTAAATCAGGCTCCACTGATTTGCATGTAAATTTTCACTTATCTAGCTAAAGGCCAACGGAAATCTTACATTTCGAGAACCAGATAAAATCAACCAATATTATCGGTTCAAGAAGCACAAAGCAAATTCAAAGAGATACCAACATCAATTATTCAGAAAGAAACCACATCAGAAGCTTTGAAGACCTACTGTTTGCTGAGCGTCTTTAATTCCCTCGGCAGCAAATGAAACTTGATCTAGATTGAACGTCTGATTGTAAAGCATATCACGTTGTCCTTCATACCTGTCCATCGGCAAATTACATTGTTGGTATGGAGGAATAACGCATTTACAGACATATAAAGACAGCACATGCAAGCAAAATCAAGGAAGTGATACTAAGCTCACCTGTATAAACAGtcagaggaatcaaaaaatttCCGAACATATGTGACATTATTCAAATAATGGAACAGGGTATGTCTACCCAATTTAGTGTAACCAGGGGAGCAGATAACACAGGTGATCCCTATGCAAAATATCTAATATTCTGAGTAATAAATTTTGCATTTCAATTCTAAGGCAAGCAAAACCTTTGCTTATAATAGTAAGTTATCTAAAAGAGGCACACAAGGCGAAGCCCAACCACATGAAGATAACTTGCATTTTTTCGTTTCTTCTCTGTTATAAGAATGAAGATAACTTACATTCTCTTTTGCTTGAGAACCCTCATAGCTCGGGCTTTGACAGCTTCTTGAGCAGGACCAGGTCGAGTTTTCTTAATCTGGTCTTTGTATCTAGCAAGTTCATTGTCAAGCCTTTTGATCTTCTCATCAACTGTTTCACCCCTTTTATTGATCTGGAGTACATGAACAAGCAATTTAGGAAGTCTTTcagaaataaataaacaaacagCCAACAGAGTTAACACGCAACGAGAAATCAAATCTCCAAGGgacataaaaatgagtcaatGACAGAACAAACGTGTCAACCGCAAATGGTTTTAAGTTGCAGGTGGTCTTTGAGTAAGGCCAACTACAAGCTGGAAAAAAGCTCCAATGTTGCATAACAATAGACATGACATAAATGGATTCCCCCGATACGATGCAAGAAAATACCTATCGTGTAGGAAAATCATATAAGCAAATACATAATCGCTAAACAATATCTACAAAGtctaaacaaaagataaagcaTGAGTTGCACTAACATCCGGTACTTCTGAACTGCATGAACACAGCTTAAGGTGTCATCGTTTCTATAACATTAACACCCCTTACTTTCATCTTACAATATGCAGGAACACCCTCTCCATTCAGATATCACCAATGGAAAAATGCTGACATCttcaaaaatccattacaaAGGTCAATAACATCCTTACACGGTTATTTTGTCTTCCTCTAAAATCTTCCTTTTCTAGCAAAAGAGTAAAACACACATGCTCTCTTACCATTCGTAGGCCCGGAAAAAGGGGAAAGTGCCATTCTTGATTCTTATTTCGGATGATTTGAGGGTGTCTTTAACAATAATCAGTTGCCATTCTCCCATTTCTAAAGCTACCTAAGGATGAGTTTCCACTAAATTTTTGGTCTTCAAGCTAATGACAATAATCATGTTGTTTCAGCTTAAGGGTATTACGGTTGATGTATGTGAGCAGAATGACCTGCCTAGAAATCTGCAAAATCATGGGTCcttagtccatttagtttaggGGAACCTCACCCTAGCTCTTTTCTCTCCATGTCAGCATTGCCCCATACAACTTCCTCAGTTTTTTAATTTCCATTTATATGATTGCTTCTGTTTCCTCTTTTAAGCTCCTATTATCTCCATTCAACTGCTTCAATTGAAATTGTGGACGACCATTATGGTGTGTACACgtagaaaacaaaattcttcaaacacgcacaaaaacaaaaacaaaaacaaaaaaaaaccaaaagaagaagaagaagaagcaatcCAATTCCAATAACAACAGGAACAAGGAAACAATTGTATGCCAAACATTAATCAGCAAGTAAATTCAAACAAAACCACGAAAATTTAAACTTCAGAATGTATCGTgagaaatatagagagagaaggggggacCCGATCGGAGGCGTCTGAGACGGAAGGTGGGGGTTCTTTGTCTTTCTTAACGCCGAAGACTCtcttcatcttcctcctcctccttctccttctgCTGCTGCTTTTATACCTTGCTCCTTGTTTCGGaatctagggttttgaggaATTTGGATGCAGAATTGTTTCGCGGTCGAACGTAGAGGAAGAGGATGGAAatagttttaatttttaaatggTGCGAGAGAAGTTTCCCGAGTAATTACAACGTTTCTTCGATGGAACGACGATGATGAAGATGGATAGATATACCTATTAAGTATTTGACCcagaaaaaaatatactcccatGTGTGGATTGTGGGACCCTATAGAGCGGTGTAGAGCGACCaatccgaccgttcatctcggtAATCGACGGCTCGAATCTTAACCAAGCAATAGACGGTTCAAATTTATATGCGTTCAGATTCGATCCAAGTCGTCTGTGCCAAAATGAACAACCAGATCAACCGCTCTGTATTTGCTCGGCATGGAGCTGCCGACCTGCCTAGCAACATCCAGATTGTGGAGGTCAAaccgagtgcaattttgttcaccctccttaaaaattACCAtctctcttattggttgaatgatgtggattccaccacaaagtgatgtcatgcttaccatgcaatacaacttttggtaagcatgacatggAATCCACGCAATTTCAACCGatgaaaaatagggtaatgtgaacaaaactcaactcaggTCAAACCGCTTGTGTAGAAAAAGTGTTTGCACCTTTCTTCTCTCGTGCAATTTCAACCTCATAATTTCACACAAAtatccgttccagaaatcttcttaaaaaataagcagcttatttcacattttcaaactcaaaaataatgtaaataaaaaataattttttaattttttttgcatcgtataaaagatctcaatgagatctttcaaacaagatccatagtgcatatttttaaatttcaataaactcctcattttttaatttgaaattaccttcttaaaaaataatggctttttttgagttctgaaacggggcctcaTAATTCTCCCATTCTCAATAAACTATGATCAAGTGAGAATGTGAGATTTGTGGTACAGCTAATTCTTTGAATCATACACGACACAAGCCGttcatgtttttaaaaacacAAGTTGAGGCTATCAATGTCcgatgaaattgattttttttcaaaaacaaaatttttgacaaattcaagaaaataaCCTTTCAGAGAGATGATCATTTCTCGAAGTCCGCTTTCGGAGCGGCCTACTAGGCACTCCAAGTCCTTTCCTTTCCCAAGCCTGAACTTCGTCAACGCGTTAGAAGAGATTGGGTCTGCATCGATATTTTTTGGACAGGCccataatgtttttcatttctcaatATTCATATTTTCGGAAGGGAATTGACTTCTATACTCCATTTTTTAAcacatgcattcttttttttgtccttattcatgtgaatttacctttttaccTTTTCataagttcatttttttacacattaaggagcaatagagtaaattcacatcaaataaagacaaaaaaaagagtgtgtgtGATAAATAGGggagtgtagaattcaatttccttttcAGAAATAGTCAAATAGTAATAAAACATTTGTTTATGCACATTTTGTGGTTGTTATGACTGGTTGTTGGTCTTTACACGGCAGGTATATTTGTATAGTTTTTTAAGTAGAGATTTCTTGCTGATTAAGATTTCTTTCTATAAGCTCGCGGTCATGCCTGATTAAGGTTGTGTTGGTAAATTATAagtctaaaatttattttagtatttttaacttttcgtaacttttgttcagtttttcatcgtaattttggggttgaaaaaattcaaataaaacgtGCTCGATCTTCGTCACAGTATACTACAATTAAACAAATTTATTTCAGTAGAAATATTGCATATACAATTTTGCTAGAAAATTTATTAGTACAGTACtatttttttctattaataAGGTCAATTTGGTCAATGTGCATAAgtgtactccattttttttttatcacacatcaaTTACTCATGAGCCTGACAAATATTGTtctgaaattttaaattttgcaaCATTAGTCAAACAAGTTTTAGCCTTTTAGGTCGTCTTCTTATTCTCCGCTCAAGCAATCTTCACCAAATACAGTGTTTCCTATTGTTGTTGAAACAAACAAACTTTTACGTAATAACAACCGAAAACAAAGCAACCATTTACACAGCACGCGTATATTAGATTGTTTCAATGATTCAGGTTCCTACAAAACGACGCGTTCGATGTTTCAAAATAGTTAGGAAAAAACTAGTACAGTATACATAGAttaaaaggaggaggaggaggtaaTCCATCAGTGGCCTACGGGAGATCAGGTTTGAGACCAAGTTGCTTCCTCGTCTTTCCCACAAACAAGTCCCGGGATTTAATCATGCCCGGGATGCATCCGATTAtcgttaaaaagaaaatctGCATTACAGCCTCATTTCTCCCGAGTGAAACAATTGCTAGTGGCCAAGCTGGCTTGTATATACCCATCTCGCATTCTTCTCCTCCTGTCATCAACAGCTTCAAGTTCTTGGCAGCCACCTGAGCATGCCTTTGTGCCAAATACCCTTGTTTGATTTCCTGAATAAACCATTCCCAcagaaacttatttttttgacaaataagaaaataaatgcAAGAACAAACTGGTCTAACGGCGATAAGTTCTGATTCAGCCAatcaaccaaaagaaaacataaaaacaactGATCCTTTCATGTTCAACTTCGGGATGTGAGTAGTAGATGCATGTGCAGAAGATAAAATCAGGGGAGTTTACCTCACAGTTGTATATCTGCATTGGGGTACAGTGAGGTGTGGGTTAAACTCTTATGGAAAGGAAGGTGATGCCCTTGTTGTTAGGTTGGGATTACAATAGCATACGATCTTCTAACATCTGACAGAAAAAAGGTGCAGAAGGTTCTCCAATATCCAGTACACAAAATAGAGATTGCACTATGAATGTAACTACATAATAGTATAAGCCTCTCGAATTTGTAGAGCTATGAGAGAGGTGAACATAGTTCAGATATATGACTACCGAGAAAAATAAAGATCATCCACTC
Proteins encoded in this region:
- the LOC131301234 gene encoding vacuolar protein sorting-associated protein 60.2-like encodes the protein MKRVFGVKKDKEPPPSVSDASDRINKRGETVDEKIKRLDNELARYKDQIKKTRPGPAQEAVKARAMRVLKQKRMYEGQRDMLYNQTFNLDQVSFAAEGIKDAQQTMSALKSANKELKGMMKTVKIQDIDNLQDEMMDLMDVSHEIQESLGRSYSVPDDIDEEELMGELDALEADMGMETEGDGVPSYLQADKESDLDAELNLPSAPSGHAVPAGRANTQAEDELGLPAVPRASLRG